The genomic DNA TCTTGTAGAATGGAAAAATATACAATTGTCAGTACTCTGAATCCACTAGGAAGATTGCTGATATAATGGAGCTAGTAAATGACCAAATGTTTGAGAGGAAGGATTTCATGTTGCTTACCTACAGAGGATCTGGGAAGTTTGACACTGTCATTTTTGATAGTTCAAAAAATGAGAAACTTCTGGTCAGCTGTTCTTCAAGAAATGGTTGTACTTTAAATACTACATACCATTTTATTTGTCTGATGATTTGGTTCCCAATTTTTTAAACAAATAGTAATGCAACCGCGGGTGatgaaaataataatattaatatattttgcTACTTCTCTGTAGATATTAATGAACAGATTCCAGGTGGAATTGAGGAAGTAGAAGAAATTGTTCATATGAATATTACAGTTGACACTGATCATGCTGCAGAAGTTCCTGAAGCAGGAATTCAGCAAGTAAAAGAAAACTTGGATATGGATGTTGAAGGTGTAGCTGATGATATTGCAGAAGACAATATAAGTGATCAGGAAAATGATGAAATCCTGGGAATGGAGTTCACCGCAACAATGACTGCTTCAAATGTGAACAACACATGTCATGGAGCGGTATTGTTACATTACTTGATCAATTTACCTAGACAAATTTTgcaaatataatataatttttactCATGTTGTGGCTAATTGATATAACAAAGACATATTTTCTTTCAGTATATCCCAGCAGCTATACAGCCAAATGGTAGGACATGGATAAGTGGTGAAACTGTAACTTTGAGGATGGGGATTTTAACCTGGAATATTAAGGTAGTGTTTTCTACTGGATTACCTCGATTCTCTGCTGGATAGAACCAATTTGTGA from Apium graveolens cultivar Ventura chromosome 5, ASM990537v1, whole genome shotgun sequence includes the following:
- the LOC141659639 gene encoding uncharacterized protein LOC141659639 translates to MNITVDTDHAAEVPEAGIQQVKENLDMDVEGVADDIAEDNISDQENDEILGMEFTATMTASNVNNTCHGAYIPAAIQPNGRTWISGETVTLRMGILTWNIKVVFSTGLPRFSAG